Genomic segment of Melanotaenia boesemani isolate fMelBoe1 chromosome 10, fMelBoe1.pri, whole genome shotgun sequence:
TGAATGACACTGAgtcctccctctgtgatgtactTCCTGGGAGATCAGAGCTGTAAAGAACCTCTGTTAATTAATAATAAGATGTTTCATAGAGGGCAGAGTATATGTTCCTGCCGTCTATTTCACAGCTCAACATTTGACAGCTGGGTTTGAGAGGACATACAATGAGTAAGCCATTagctctttctttttccttgaattaacatgtttgttttgtagttgtggagtggtgtttttgtgtgtcagcTTTGAAagatgaggttttttttttttatctcaaagTACACTGAGGTGCAAATTACTTATTTGGTATTCCTGCTTGCTTAGTTTGAAGCAGTTTTTGCTGCAGGCTGCTGCATAGAAGTAAACAATGATTCTGTTTTTCAGTGGAACAAGACAGTGTCCAGCTAAAAAAAGTAATCAACACCAATGGAACTGACAACCCGGCTTTTGAAATAGAGGTATgacttttaatatatttatttatttatttttgtcaaaagaaaatgatacagcatagttgtttagttttaatgaaatgtctttattttcttagaaTGACTTTGCTGGTGACACTGACAGCATCAAAAGTGAGACTTTAAAGCCTAAAAAGGGATTGTCATCATACTTGAGGTCTGTTAGTTCAAGCAATTACTTTATAAAACCAAAGTATCAACTGTTTTGTAGTGGATGTAGTACTCCTGGGTGCAAGTGTACAAcattacatttttgttgttgcattATATTTGCATTAACATGCACTTTATGTTGTATGAAAATCCATACAGCTGCTCCTGATGCTCCTGTATTCTTTCTGACTGAAGATTTGATTgcattaacttaaaaaaaactgctttaatttAACAATCAAGACAACTTCTGACTATTTAAGAGAGTATTATTTGAAACATATGTataattttttcctttcttttgtgcTTCAGTCATGTCTCCAGGCCGATTAATAGCACAGAGAATTACATCAGGGCTCACTCAAGAACGTTCAAATATGTCATCCTGGGCATCCTTGGAGCAGGTAAAAatcaaagtctgtttatttgacTGGATGTCCTGCATCGAGGTTATCCAAAATCGTTTGAGGATTCAgacaaaactggaaaaataatcTCAACATATacactttttttctgcaggttaTGTTGCTTACTTCATTGCAGCCTGTGTATTGGATTTCAACAGGGCCATCGCCCTGGTAGTCCTCACTAGTTTGGTAGTTGTTATACTGTCATATGAACTTCTGAGGAAATACAAGGGAGAAAGCATCGGCCGGTGTTTCAGACCCGTTGTCAGATGCttaaaaaacaacttgaaatggataaaatggtaaatggatttaatgtttttagttCTATTGTATTCTGTGCAATTACAAGCCATTTATAATGGAACTTTCCTATGTTTTGCAGGGTTTTCATTGTAGCAGTTGTAGTCCTGCTTGTGGTGTGGCTTGCTTTAGACACAAGCAAGCGTCCTGAGCAGCTTATCTCATTCGGGGGTGTGTGCATGTTCATTGTGCTTATATTCCTCTTTTCGGCACATAGGGCGATGGTGAGTTTTGCACTGAGTCAAGCCCTGACTTATCAAGCATGTATGTTTTCTTCAGTAACAGCTGTTATGAAACATTTATCTACCAAGTTATCGGTTGTCTGTTTAGCTGAGACTTTGGATGTCATTTGGCCTTGTGCCCCTATCATCTCAAGATTTAACTGTGATACTTTCCTGTGATAACACTGGACTTTATGGAGGCTCAATAATAACCTAATGGGcaattactttcttttctaGGTATCATGGAGGCCAGTGTTTTGGGGTCTCGGGATGCAATTCTGTATTGGTCTTTTTGTTATAAGAACACAACCTGGACTTGTAGCTTTCAATTGGCTTGGAAAACAAGTTCAGGTATTTGTGACTCCAGATTGCACATATTACCCTTTTATATAGTCTAAGTAATATtccaaaacattttccacaccTTTTTAATACAATCCATTAAACTCATGTAATTCTCTTATGTATTTATCTACCAGTGCAAAATATTTTCTAACCAAAAGAATGATACACATTTatctataaaaatgttttactgtttatacAAGGGTTAAGTCAGCAGAATGTGCTTACAGACATGCACCTCATTATCCTTTCTGAAACAAAGGTCAATCTACCGTCTCTACTAAACTGTTAACACTACTTCCTGGTGTAAAATGTTATGACTACTTGTATCACAAATTTATAGActgacaaaatgaaaatgaaataatttcatcctgttttctcttttgcaaACATTCACAGGTGTTCCTTGACTACACCAAAGAAGGGTCGTCGTTTGTTTTTGGGGATCTACATGCtaacatttttgcttttcaggTAAGGaagtgtaaataataaaacaatagcGCAACTGAAATTCTAAGCTATCGATTTTGAATGTATAGCTTTAACCTTAACTTCATGATTTCTCCTCAGGCTTTGCCTATTGTTGTGTTCTTCAGCAGTGTGATGTCAGTCCTTTACTTTTTGGGTTTAATGCAGTGGCTCATTTTGAAGGTAAAACATGTCCCTTAAAGCATCTAATATAGATCTGGGTGTTTATTGCCAACGTGTGCAGTGATATACTGCAACCAAAGGCCATTtgtttcttgttcttgcagATCTCATGGGTTATGCAGATAACGATGGGAACCTCTCCCACCGAGACCTTGAGTGTGGCAGGAAACATATTTGTTGGGCAGGTAAACTGGATAAGGCCTCGTGTCTTTGCAACCATTTgaggcttgttttgtttgtgtctatGTGACTAGACAAAGCAATCACAAAAATCTGTTTACTTGATGTTTATGAGCGTATTTTCGTTTGTTCGTTAGACAGAAGCTCCGCTGTTGATTCGTCCCTATTTGAAGGACATGACCAAATCTGAAATCCATGCTGTTATGACTGGAGGATTCGCCACTATAGCAGGCAGTGTCATGGGagctttcatttcatttggggtgagaaaaacctgtttttaaacAAGCACATTATTTACACAGAcaaatgacaaattaaaaaacaattgaACACACAGAAAGCAGTCACTAGAGTCTATTTTGTTCACAATGGATTGATTCTCTGACTCTGGAACTTTATTGCAGTCTTGTTGGTATATATTTATTCTCTCATTTGGTAAAGAGCAATATCTAACTTGTCAGTCAAAAATCTACCCTAGTAGTTCATTTGGGCTGTAATCTAACAACAACCTCAAAGAGCACGAGGCTGGTTTGTTAGGTAGCTCAGCTGGTTGGACATGTACAGGGGCAGAAGTTTCGAAGAGCTGGAATTAAGTTCCAGCTTGTGGCCTTTTGATATATGCCATCCACTTTTCTTTATGTCCTCCGTCCTCATCTGCAACTTCCAAGAAAAGGTAAAATAGTGTAAAATAGtgctaaaaaatatttttagaaaagtgTATCCAAACCAGTGCTTCACACTGTACTGAGCTAACATACCCTTTTACTGTAGCTATAAAGAATTCAGGTCCTTCTTTGTCACCCAGTTTAATATTCATAACTATACTTAGaaacaatataaagaaaagtACTTTATAAAACTAAGGACTTCAAactgagacaaaaaaacaaaacataaaactgtcaaaatcagttaattgtaaattaattaaactcaTGTATCTTGTGACCAATTTGATCTACACATACTATCCAGTTATATGGTGTTGGCAGGTATCTGGCCTTTGAAGCAGAGTATTTCCTAAATGAACATTCAGTTTCTTGGCTGGCAGAGAGACAGTGAGGAAGTTAGTAGCAGCATGTACAGACTGAGGAGTTCAAGACCTTCAGATACAGCGcaagaaatattaaatttttcctctaaagtagaaataaaaggcGCTTAGATAAGATAAGACCTAAACTTGTAAATTATTCCAGCTTGTGTTCATATTCCAGACCGAATCAAATAAGTCTGGATGTTCAAATTAAGAAGGAAATCATGTTACTAGGATCCAAAGTTCTTTTACTCAGCaaaatccacacaaaaacacttcTGAAGGTCTGCTCATACAGTAGTTTCATAATGTTCAGTTCTGCTGGGCACATGGTTACAGGCACAAGTAAAAAGCTAAGTGAACACTACTTTGTATATTTTACATTCACTAGATAATGAGGGCGGATCTTAATGGTTGGGCTTAACTTTGTGAGAAGCTCACCACAGttaatgatttatttcaaacataaaaacagataattgtttgatttgtctTTTTCCAGCATGCAGATCATTTACTGACTGTGTCAGTGTACACAAACTCTTCGATCTGTGATATGATATTGTACTTGTATTCTATAGATTGATGCATCATCCTTGATATCAGCCTCTGTGATGGCTGCTCCTTGTGCTTTGGCGATCTCTAAGCTGTCATACCCAGAGACTGAGCAAAGTCACTTCACTTCAGAGAAGAATATCAAAATTgcttgtgggtgtgtgtatacCTTTTAATTACTTGTCATTGTATTCCTGATTTTGTCCCATTGCtgtattttaatgatttttttttcaactatAGTGATGAACAGAACATTTTGGAGGCTGCTAGCGGTGGAGCATCTGCATCAATAGGGCTTGTTGCCAACATCGCAGCTAATCTAATAGCGTTTCTTGCCATCCTGGGATTCATAAATAGCGCTTTGAGTTGGCTTGGGAGTATGGTGGGATATCCTGCACTCACATTTCAGGTATGGTGCAACAAAAagttaatacttttttttattttagtcaacTATTTAGGtggaataaagtaaaaaaaatgactatgtatttacagttttccttcttttacaattaaaatgaatatatctGAGAAAGCATAACCATATCTATTTTTGTGTTCATAGTTAATATGCTCCTATGTGTTTATGCCTGTGGCTTTCATGATGGGAATACCTTACGAGGAGAGTTTCACTGTAGCTGAATTAATTGGCACAAAACTCTTCCTCAATGAATTTGTGGCTTATGAACATTTGTCCACACTGAAGAACAACAGACTCAGTGGATTAGACGAAGTCATCGGAGGTGAAAGACAATGGATATCTGTAAGTAAAGATTCCAAGCTAAGCAGTTGAAATTCATACCACGTACACATATGATGAACATGATCTTCTTGTTTTAGGTTCGGTCAGAAATAATCACAACTTATGCTCTTTGTGGGTTTGCCAATCTCAGCTCTCTGGGCATTGTGATTGGAGGCCTGTGTAAGTATTTCTTCATATCAtccttatttattattttttaaattaatccagAGTCCCTTTTTACTTACAagagttgtttattttctcataGCTTCTATATGTCCACCAAAAAAAGGGGTCATTTCATCTCTGGTGCTGAGAGCCATGATCACTGGGACTTGTGTATCTCTTGTCAATGCATGCATTGCAGGTATATgtaagaaattattttcagtcATCTCATTTTTCATTACAGAGTAATAGTAGCTCTCAATTGTTTTCTCAGGGCTTCTCTTTGTTCCTCCACTTGACTGTGTGGAAGTGTTTAAGGTACCCGTCTTCAATGCCACCAATGCAAATATTCAAGAATGCTGTCAAGATCTATTTGACAAGTAAGTTCATTCTTCTTAATGGCTGCTTTAACAAAGCAAAATCAGCATCACATGTTGTCAGATTATTAATTGTTTCACACTCTGTGTTTTGGGGCTATAAAACTTCTACTTACATCTTAAATGATTTCATTTTCAGTACCATTAACAACGGGACCATCTCATTTGAAGGAATATGGAACTCGGTTGCAAACGTCACAGTGTTTTTCTCTAAATGCTGCCAGTGTTGTGGTCTTCCTGATGCAGGGGTTTGTATGTAGAGACAAACAATGCAAAACATTAGATGACaagaaagaacattttaacaactttattttaattttttggggTAAAGTTTTGCACATAAAGGTGTTCATGTTGCAAGACTACTGAATTTATTTGAGCTTGATGTGTTCTGTTAATGAGgaagaaaatattacaaatgacaggtattaatttatttattagaagCAAAAGATCTCACAATAGGAAGTTGGCAAGAAGGATGTAACAATACAGgtacaagaaaaaataatatttaaaatgtggtGCAAATGTGCTTTGCAACTAAAAAGTATGGCAACAAATTCAAGTAATATGCAAACAAAATCTATACTTTTCACTAAATTCACATGACATGTAATGAACACAGTTTGTGGATGTTATTATTTCATTCGTGTCTATATTGTATCAAATATTAACGAAGATTTcaggtaaaataaatatcttcttctttttggagATATTTCATAATTCAAAGTACAAGACAGCTGGTGAAAATCATAAAATCTCTTATTTGGCTCATTTGTAGCTCTTGCTTGAGGCTCACTGtctatttatatatacatttgtATATTTGTGCCACAgttcatgtaaaaatgtaaaacttattTGCATACTGTTGAAAGATGATTGTTTTTCCactgtattttactgtaaatgaatttaaatattAGCTTTTATTTTAAGCTAAGACTCACTCTTCAGAAATATGATGGGGAAATTTCAGATGctgacattttaattaatgtaaatatttcaaaatgtcAAAACTGTAGATGTTTTGATTGatataaaaaaatccaattaaaaatatttgtaataaaaattatctttggatttcatttttcattttttaaaaaaacaaaacaacacccACTGAAATGGTGTAACATACCAAAGAGAGCacacaaaacacagatttaGTCACTCATTCGGTCATTCAAACACTCCCCATAAACATCTATTATTTTTCTTCACACAGATATTTACCCTTTGACTTTAtgtacacataaaaacaatttaactgTTTCCACAGTTATCaccatatatatttaaatatttgaacacAGATCAAAATACTTCTcccttaaatgtgtttttgtaattGAAACGGCTACATGCACTATGAGAAATCAATAAACAGCTTAAGTTTACCAGGGGACTACTCATTTGAAGACTCGTTAATCGTTAACCAAGAATCGATGACAGAAATTCCAgaagattttttgttgtttttggttattTGTAAAAGGGACATGTCCTCAGTTGGAATTTAACCATGTACAAAGACACCAGATAACTAAGCAAATTTCAGTCTTACTCCAACCTCCATGTACACATATAGTATGTCCATGCTGGCCTCATAGCACACATAAAATCTGATTTCTGCTGAACAACTGTAAAAACTATCAAAAATCCTTTTATCTCTCAGctaaatttagtcatttgttaaATAGATTAGACTGTAATTTTGTTAAAtatccaacagcttgttttctttGAAGACACTTTGTGAGTATTTGGAAGCAGGAACCCACAATAAATCAAGCTTTTATTGGTAATTTCCTAGTTGCTCATTGCTTTGCCAGCTCTACTCATCAGAATATAACCTGAAACACCATAATCACATGTCTGTGATTAAATATACAGATAACCTCTGTAATAAATAGACACCAACTACTAAAGATCTACagcaaaaagtcaaaatgaaagtgcacacaaacatttttaactgaATTGTGCTGTTATTCCACAGCACTGAGCTCAACTGTACTGTGTAAAGAAATGCAAAGGCATTGACATGCcgaacaaaaaatattttctctgaaATAAACCATTTTACTCTCCACACATTCTGTACATCACAGATGAACATGCAGTGTTTACTAAAAATCCTTCTTACTAAAAATACATGTCTATATTATGTCACTGTGGTCATGTACATTCTACATGcttaatttaaaacatacaaatgcTGACGTCTTCCTTTGATTTATTTGGCAAATATTGATATTGAGGGTTGTTTGTACACTCATGGAGTTGATAAGATTCTTGGGCAAGTTATAGTTTCATGGCGGTTCAAATGAGGCCAAGTGTTATTTGGACTTGGAGGTCTTAGGCAACAGAAAATCACAGTATTTTCAAATGACAAATCATGTCAACAAATGACTGTTCTCATAACTCTTAACGGCCGTGTTGCCTTTAACGTCTGGAAATAACACAGGAATAACTAATCCATCAATGCCAAAATTCAAAGAAACTTTATTTCCTACCTTATCTCAACAACAGAAAGACTTTCTGCAGGGTTGGATTTGTCATCTGACTTACTGTCTTCTGTCTCCTGAACTTTTCTTACCATCTTTGGGCTAGAATTTGCCTTTCTAGACATCTGAGGGCTTTGTCCTTTTCGTTGGAGCTGTGGGCTGTTAGAGCCCAGCTTGCGGTTGAGCAGGGGACTTCTGGAGCCCTTTATCTTGGGCTGCTGCAGACTCTCTGTAGTTTTCAGTGGGCGAAGACCAAGAAGCCCACAGTAGTAGTTGCATTGATGGAGTGTCAGGAACTGATCAAATACTTCAGGAGAGCCACATTCGGTTAGTCCTTGGTATCTGAAACGTGGCAGACAGCttcttatttcatttattgtgACAGCATGCAAACACTTGCACTAAAACATAAAGACTCAAAGATACAAACCCTTTTGACTTGGTCACAACTTTAATGTTTGTAATCCTGGTTTCAACACCTAAAGAACACATATATATTAAAATCAAAACTCtaaagtttgtatttttactCATAGATAAGGTAAAGATTAGGTTACCACTTTAAAGATAACCTTGCATGTGTGGCTCACCCtcaagctgagtgaccagtaaATTGCCATGTGTCCACTGATGGATCCAGTGCTGGAAGGTGCAGCATTTCTGCTCCACCTCGGAAACGCTTTGTGTACTCAGCTTGCCTTTGGGATCCATTGTGCAATACTTAACAAAGATGCCAGTAAGATCAGCTTCAACTGTGGCATACGGCACAGATTTTGCCGGCCGATACATCAGATAACGAGGAATCACTCTGTGAGAAGCATGGATTAAAAGTAAGATGATGACAGTATTTTATATGTTCAAAAATGTATAATTACAGAATGACAGAAGGAGTACTTACTCCAATGAAAAGccaaaattttcaataactctTGCTTCGGCCGCAAATATTTTACAGTATTCTCTGATCATATTTTGGACTTTGCATTCCTgccaaaacaaatgttttagtaAAACAGAAGAGTGTACTATTACTATGACTTGTACTTTAAATTCACACTCACTTGCTTGGTAATATCCAGATTTCTCTCTGCAAGGTTGCTCTCCTGTTTGGTCCCGTAGGCGATGGGGTTTTGAACTTTGATGATACAAGTGCTACCAGACTCAAAGACAGGATCCAGGCCATAGATCACCTTCACCCTGCTGGCTTTGTGAGTGCAGCCATCCCCCATGTGCAGCGTCTCAGTAAAAATGCGGCCAAAGTACTTTTCACCCCAGCTGCCGCAGTCTGCCAGGCCTTTGGCGAACAACAGTGGGGTCATCTCTATCTCCTCTCCAACTGTTTGACCGCAGAAACAGAGTTACTGCAAGCAACACGTTACAGAAAttctaaaactaaacaacaaaaacaaacaaaaagaaactaaataaataccttcCAAGTCGTCTTTAAGCAAAATTTCAGACAGAACTggggaaaaaacacaaataattaatgttttttatacAAAATCTAACTTTCTGATGCAATTTTTCTCTGCATGCTTACTGTCTGTGCTGAGCAGGTAGTCAGTCGTGTCAGTCCCATATTCATTATTGATTGTACAGCCATACACACCACAGTCCTGGCTGGATGCAAGAACAATAGCCAGTGCTACTTGGCTTTCATCCCCTCCACTTAAGGAtcaaaaaaagggaagaaaacacAATCATCAGGATATTAAGGACAGAGGCTTTTCTGACTTTAAACCAAATTTCACCAACAACCCACAAGATGTCACTGTGAGACAGGTGGTCAGACTGCTGGTGGCAGACTGCTGACGCAGCAACCATTAGCACATATATAGACTTTTAATGCACCCTTGAGATGGGAAAATATTGTGTCAGGTTACAGCTCTGTGTCTAGTCAGAGATTCACCTCTCTGTGTCACAGCTATGGGCTTCACAGTCACATGAGCTGGACATCTCTGGAGTGAAAATAGAGCTTTATGGGATGCACTCTAAAGCCCAAATAAATCTTTGTTGCTAAACTGTTTTAGCTTGGTGACTTCAGATTAATAACaatagaaaatgtgaaaattaatgCCTACAACATACTTACAATAGCAATTAAGCAAGTTAATAAAGGGATTTACCTTCTTTTCACCTCTAGTATTTCCTCCTCATCTTTGTACCACTTAATGGTGGAGTCACCGAGAACATTGAAGAACTGGCACCACAGCTTCAGGTGTCCAGAAGCATCTGGGAATGGTTCTCCCCTGATCTTACGGATAACCTGAGGAGCTGGTAGTAAATTGTAGCGAGGGGAGAGAGGTGGGGGGTACCCAAGGTAAATATATACTGTAATAGAGAGTGGAGACCTTCTGAAGTTTCCACTTCCTAAAATGCCTGAATATTGCACAGAACTTTTTGTGCTGCCACATAGTTTGGAAAAAGCTATAAAAAAAGGTTCATATTCAACAAGCAAATTGACTTTCAGCCCTTTCTGGAAAAATGTATCTTGCCCTTATATCTTCAGataagataataaaatacataattgtTGATCTTTTACCTTTAAGAGGATCTGCTTTCTTTTCAGTtggtttctcttcttttttggtGCTGGCTGGTTCTCCTGAAGGAGTCTCCTCCATGACCTTTGGCACCTCCAATGTAGCCTTTCTGCGACTCAGCAGTGGCGAGCGCCTCTCCATTGGAGGGGTGTTTTGTCCCGTGGAAGCCTGTAGTAATGCCGCTCTGCGTGCCTGGCTGGGTGACATGTAGGGGGTCTCCTTCTTGGCTTCCAACACACCAACCATTGTTCCCTCTATGTCTTCTTTAGACTTAGGGATGAAAATTTTGCGCCGAGCTCCAGATGCCAACTCCTCAGGCGTGGCAGACCGTATGAGTGTCAAACTGTCTCTGCGCTTCAGCCGGGGACTGCTTTCACAGGAGAGAGAAGATGTTGGTGTTGAGCCACCACTGAGatcttcttctgctttgtcACTCTGGCCCATAGAAATTACTGGGGCAGTTGTTACTGTCTCATTGTCCGAATCTGGGGCGGCTTTGGACATAAATTTGCGGAGACTGGCTGGACTCAGTGATGGATATGTTGGAGGTTTGGAGCAGAGTCTCTCAGCAGAAGGTCTACTTTTGAGGAAATCTTCAATAGACATAGAACTCTCAATTTTGGCATCTTTTATGGATTTTGGCTTGGAGGTTTCAGGGATAGTCGAGTCTTCGGTTGATTTACTGAGTGATGGCACACTGTCGTCAACTTTTGGTTTGAGAGCATCATATAGCACAGTTggggtgttttcttttatacttttttcaGACA
This window contains:
- the slc28a1 gene encoding sodium/nucleoside cotransporter 1; protein product: MMEQDSVQLKKVINTNGTDNPAFEIENDFAGDTDSIKSETLKPKKGLSSYLSHVSRPINSTENYIRAHSRTFKYVILGILGAGYVAYFIAACVLDFNRAIALVVLTSLVVVILSYELLRKYKGESIGRCFRPVVRCLKNNLKWIKWVFIVAVVVLLVVWLALDTSKRPEQLISFGGVCMFIVLIFLFSAHRAMVSWRPVFWGLGMQFCIGLFVIRTQPGLVAFNWLGKQVQVFLDYTKEGSSFVFGDLHANIFAFQALPIVVFFSSVMSVLYFLGLMQWLILKISWVMQITMGTSPTETLSVAGNIFVGQTEAPLLIRPYLKDMTKSEIHAVMTGGFATIAGSVMGAFISFGIDASSLISASVMAAPCALAISKLSYPETEQSHFTSEKNIKIACGDEQNILEAASGGASASIGLVANIAANLIAFLAILGFINSALSWLGSMVGYPALTFQLICSYVFMPVAFMMGIPYEESFTVAELIGTKLFLNEFVAYEHLSTLKNNRLSGLDEVIGGERQWISVRSEIITTYALCGFANLSSLGIVIGGLSSICPPKKGVISSLVLRAMITGTCVSLVNACIAGLLFVPPLDCVEVFKVPVFNATNANIQECCQDLFDNTINNGTISFEGIWNSVANVTVFFSKCCQCCGLPDAGVCM